A region of Bacillus cabrialesii DNA encodes the following proteins:
- the hisF gene encoding imidazole glycerol phosphate synthase subunit HisF — translation MITKRIIPCLDVKEGRVVKGIQFLELKDAGDPVELAEVYDQEGADELVFLDISASHEGRKTMVDVVEQVAAKLAIPFTVGGGINQLSDMKTILRAGADKVSVNTAAVLRPELITEGAEFFGSQCIVLAIDAKYDQESGTYKVYTHGGRKKTDWEVTAWAKEGVKRGAGEILLTSMDSDGEKKGFDHRLTKLVSEAVPVPVIASGGAGNAQHMLEAFTKGEADAALAASIFHYKETSIKEVKSYLKEHGVNVR, via the coding sequence ATGATCACAAAACGGATTATTCCATGTCTTGATGTCAAAGAAGGACGCGTTGTCAAAGGGATTCAATTCCTCGAATTAAAGGATGCCGGTGACCCTGTTGAACTGGCGGAAGTGTACGACCAGGAAGGCGCGGATGAACTCGTTTTTCTTGATATTTCCGCCTCGCATGAAGGCCGCAAAACGATGGTTGACGTTGTGGAGCAGGTTGCCGCGAAGCTTGCGATTCCATTTACAGTCGGCGGCGGCATCAATCAGCTCAGCGATATGAAAACGATTCTGCGTGCCGGAGCGGACAAAGTGTCGGTTAATACGGCAGCCGTTCTCCGCCCTGAGCTGATTACAGAAGGAGCCGAGTTTTTCGGTTCACAATGCATCGTACTTGCCATTGATGCCAAGTATGATCAAGAATCCGGCACATATAAGGTCTACACGCACGGCGGCAGAAAGAAAACAGATTGGGAAGTCACCGCCTGGGCAAAAGAAGGTGTCAAACGCGGAGCCGGAGAAATCCTGCTGACAAGCATGGACTCTGACGGTGAGAAAAAAGGCTTTGACCACAGGCTGACAAAGCTTGTTTCTGAAGCTGTCCCTGTGCCGGTTATCGCATCGGGAGGCGCGGGAAACGCGCAGCATATGCTTGAGGCTTTTACAAAAGGAGAAGCTGACGCCGCGCTGGCCGCCTCTATTTTTCATTATAAAGAAACATCGATTAAAGAAGTGAAATCATACTTGAAAGAGCACGGGGTGAATGTGAGATGA
- the hisB gene encoding imidazoleglycerol-phosphate dehydratase HisB: MRKAERARKTNETDIELAFTIDGGGQADIKTDVPFMTHMLDLFTKHGQFDLSIHAKGDVDIDDHHTTEDIGICLGQALLEALGDKKGIKRYGSAFVPMDEALAQVVIDLSNRPHLEMRADFPAAKVGTFDTELVHEFLWKLALEARMNLHVIVHYGTNTHHMIEAVFKALGRALDEATTIDPRVKGIPSTKGML; encoded by the coding sequence ATGAGAAAAGCGGAACGAGCCAGAAAAACAAACGAAACAGATATTGAACTGGCATTCACAATAGACGGCGGGGGACAAGCCGATATTAAAACAGACGTGCCGTTTATGACGCACATGCTGGATTTATTTACGAAACACGGGCAATTTGATCTTTCCATTCACGCAAAAGGCGATGTTGATATAGATGATCACCACACGACTGAAGATATCGGCATCTGCTTAGGGCAAGCGCTCCTCGAAGCCTTAGGGGATAAAAAGGGAATCAAGCGTTACGGATCTGCGTTTGTGCCGATGGATGAGGCGCTTGCTCAAGTCGTCATCGATTTAAGCAACCGGCCGCACTTGGAAATGCGCGCAGATTTCCCGGCGGCAAAAGTCGGAACCTTTGACACAGAGCTCGTACATGAATTTTTGTGGAAGCTGGCGCTTGAAGCGCGAATGAACCTGCACGTCATCGTTCATTACGGCACAAACACCCACCACATGATTGAAGCTGTTTTTAAAGCGCTGGGGCGTGCGCTTGATGAAGCGACAACAATTGATCCGCGTGTTAAAGGAATACCATCAACGAAAGGGATGCTGTAA
- the hisA gene encoding 1-(5-phosphoribosyl)-5-[(5-phosphoribosylamino)methylideneamino]imidazole-4-carboxamide isomerase, which produces MSAFTLYPAIDMRNGKCVRLVQGDYNKETIYGDSPYDMSALFASEGAEWIHLVDLDGAKEGKRVNDRHVIEIAQKLDLKVEIGGGIRSESDVYEYLSAGVDRVILGSSAVSNPPFVKKMLKQYGEKIAIGLDARNGFVSTEGWLETSTLKAAELGKELANEGAEVFIFTDIATDGMLSGPNIESTVELAKETGKSVIASGGVSSVADLEALAHYQADGVSGAIIGKALYTNQFTLSEALERVKGQ; this is translated from the coding sequence ATGAGTGCTTTTACATTATATCCGGCAATTGATATGAGAAACGGCAAATGTGTCCGCCTTGTTCAAGGAGATTATAACAAGGAAACGATATACGGCGATTCACCATACGACATGTCCGCGTTATTTGCGAGTGAGGGTGCCGAATGGATCCATCTCGTTGATCTCGACGGCGCCAAAGAAGGCAAAAGAGTAAATGACCGTCATGTGATCGAGATTGCGCAAAAGCTGGACCTGAAAGTGGAAATCGGCGGCGGGATCCGTTCCGAAAGTGACGTCTATGAATACTTATCAGCAGGAGTCGATCGAGTCATCCTTGGAAGCTCAGCTGTTTCTAATCCTCCGTTTGTCAAAAAAATGCTGAAACAATATGGCGAGAAAATTGCAATTGGACTGGACGCGAGAAACGGATTTGTTTCAACTGAGGGATGGCTGGAAACATCAACTCTTAAGGCGGCTGAACTCGGTAAAGAGCTTGCTAATGAAGGAGCGGAAGTCTTTATTTTTACTGACATCGCGACAGACGGAATGCTGTCAGGCCCCAATATTGAAAGCACGGTCGAGCTTGCAAAAGAAACGGGGAAATCTGTGATTGCTTCCGGAGGAGTCAGCTCCGTCGCGGATCTCGAAGCACTCGCCCACTATCAGGCGGACGGCGTTTCTGGAGCGATAATCGGAAAAGCGCTGTACACCAATCAGTTTACGCTGAGCGAGGCGCTTGAAAGGGTGAAGGGACAATGA
- a CDS encoding DUF2339 domain-containing protein, translating to MVNKKIDELNKRVGRLEQELESVKKEIAYLTADKKEQTIVKTEEYSKISKETEVPKEKHTLENMAGNWLPKIFIFVFLLGMIWAFAAAAEKGWVNTYMRVAAGLIVSIVLYVLGSRQYKKNASVLSISLLAGSNIVYIVSLFAGNMLYQIIPTPLTMILLAAGVASGVYISRKYRSQTLIAIIGAGVYLYPFLFGGEQGNEYIFYVYEALVFAGLMYETVKQKYNVAWNIANYAFILAIFAFLLFTDAQVSVWTLAVFIMQQAIMIYSALTSQSRFKKAVYLTAISIGAFVVFFTGFGLYIKNDTALYAFYIAAFGFYLSLSLWKRKEFTEIKHTLFVISMIYLNVLAADVLDKNLILMYIIFTLQGIMMCYVSYRKKSWLIGIAGVIVLLQSSCGLMQYPARSLHMFSIVAWLLLISSLFAAYLFSKKIQYKQAAIVVTYAVSFLMLVFFSKLSIWVTDMIDGVSSNAGISLSWFMFVIVMYAIYYATKDKTWNRIGLIFLFITLTKMILIDSASIDIVWRAVLFILLGIIGLFISRIFYSKKEKP from the coding sequence ATGGTGAACAAAAAAATTGATGAACTGAACAAAAGAGTTGGACGTTTGGAACAAGAACTGGAAAGTGTCAAAAAGGAGATCGCATATCTCACTGCGGACAAGAAAGAACAAACCATAGTTAAAACAGAAGAGTATTCAAAGATCAGCAAAGAAACCGAAGTGCCAAAAGAGAAGCATACTTTAGAAAACATGGCAGGAAATTGGCTTCCAAAGATCTTTATTTTTGTTTTTCTTCTTGGCATGATTTGGGCGTTTGCGGCGGCCGCTGAAAAAGGATGGGTCAACACATATATGAGAGTGGCTGCAGGACTGATTGTCTCCATTGTTCTATATGTTCTCGGAAGCAGGCAATATAAGAAAAATGCCAGTGTGCTGAGTATTTCATTATTGGCGGGCAGTAATATTGTCTACATCGTTTCCCTATTTGCGGGGAACATGCTGTACCAGATAATACCGACCCCGCTTACCATGATTCTTCTTGCGGCAGGTGTTGCAAGCGGAGTGTACATATCTAGAAAATACCGATCACAAACACTGATTGCGATTATCGGCGCAGGTGTTTACTTGTATCCCTTTTTATTTGGCGGGGAACAAGGAAACGAATACATCTTTTATGTATATGAGGCATTGGTTTTTGCAGGCTTGATGTATGAGACAGTCAAACAAAAGTACAACGTGGCATGGAATATAGCAAACTATGCTTTCATATTAGCGATTTTTGCTTTCTTGTTGTTTACCGATGCACAAGTATCGGTTTGGACACTTGCCGTATTTATCATGCAGCAGGCGATCATGATTTACTCAGCCTTAACATCGCAGAGCCGATTTAAAAAAGCGGTGTATCTCACAGCCATATCGATCGGAGCTTTTGTCGTTTTCTTCACGGGGTTTGGCCTGTATATAAAAAACGATACGGCGTTATACGCTTTTTATATTGCTGCTTTCGGATTTTACCTTTCGTTAAGTTTATGGAAAAGAAAGGAATTCACCGAAATCAAACATACGTTATTTGTCATTTCTATGATATATCTCAATGTATTAGCAGCGGATGTATTAGATAAAAATCTGATTTTAATGTACATCATATTCACATTACAAGGAATCATGATGTGTTACGTGTCATACCGTAAAAAAAGCTGGCTGATCGGCATAGCCGGAGTGATTGTACTATTACAGTCATCGTGCGGCCTCATGCAATACCCGGCACGCTCATTACACATGTTCAGCATTGTCGCCTGGCTGCTGCTGATCAGCTCACTATTTGCTGCCTATCTGTTTTCAAAAAAAATACAGTATAAACAAGCCGCGATTGTTGTGACGTACGCTGTTTCATTTCTGATGCTCGTTTTCTTCAGCAAGTTATCTATATGGGTAACGGATATGATTGACGGCGTATCCAGTAATGCCGGAATATCCCTGTCTTGGTTTATGTTTGTCATCGTGATGTATGCGATTTATTACGCAACCAAAGACAAGACATGGAACCGAATCGGGCTTATATTTTTATTTATCACATTGACCAAAATGATTTTAATAGATTCTGCTTCGATTGATATTGTTTGGAGAGCGGTCTTATTCATCTTGCTAGGGATTATTGGACTGTTTATTTCGAGAATATTTTATTCGAAAAAAGAGAAGCCATAA
- a CDS encoding lipoprotein YvcA translates to MKKIIFICFSLLLALTGGCSMNDNEKNTTNDNKTEAVRPKDMDPKDLPKVPAFQDEKTREYMVSTKEEEPGYYLLESKLKGFRMLFPADGEYSDSETSKTNESLFFDSVNKKTNIVMNASVKFYQNESFINNTETMLDIVSGKNEYKGKFEKVEAKDKDIHFASKQENFDTEEKTSYIYLGYIKSKKQDYLGMEYSFMFSCSANTQTCKQNPKDYEEKVKKILNSVTFNLEEREDGK, encoded by the coding sequence ATGAAAAAGATCATCTTTATTTGCTTCAGCTTATTACTTGCCCTGACAGGAGGATGCAGTATGAACGACAATGAGAAAAACACCACAAATGACAATAAAACAGAAGCCGTAAGACCAAAAGACATGGATCCAAAAGACCTGCCCAAAGTTCCAGCGTTTCAGGACGAGAAAACGAGAGAGTATATGGTGTCAACGAAGGAAGAGGAGCCGGGGTATTATTTGCTTGAGTCTAAACTGAAGGGGTTTAGGATGTTGTTTCCGGCGGATGGGGAGTATTCCGACTCTGAAACTTCAAAGACAAACGAGTCACTGTTTTTTGACAGTGTTAATAAAAAAACGAATATAGTAATGAATGCTTCAGTAAAGTTCTATCAAAATGAATCATTTATAAACAATACGGAGACCATGTTGGATATTGTTAGCGGTAAAAATGAATACAAAGGTAAATTTGAAAAAGTAGAAGCAAAGGATAAGGATATTCATTTTGCTTCAAAACAAGAAAACTTTGACACCGAAGAGAAAACATCTTATATCTATCTTGGTTATATAAAATCAAAAAAACAAGATTATTTAGGGATGGAATATTCTTTTATGTTCAGCTGCTCAGCAAATACACAGACATGTAAGCAAAATCCAAAAGACTATGAAGAAAAGGTTAAAAAAATATTAAACTCTGTTACCTTCAATTTAGAGGAGCGGGAAGATGGGAAGTAA
- the hisD gene encoding histidinol dehydrogenase, whose amino-acid sequence MKIKTISGAERLSLKRSIDAGTEEQRKTVRSIIDDVKANGDQAVRSYTARFDGIKIDSPLVTKEEIEEAYTLLDSQLLQVMRQAIENIREYHERQLQSSWFYHRKDGTMLGQKVTALDSAGVYVPGGTAAYPSSVLMNVIPALTAGVERIVLVTPPGKDGQLSPGVLVAAAELGIKDIYKMGGAQAIAALAYGTDTIEPVDKITGPGNIYVALAKREVFGDVDIDMIAGPSEIVVLADETAIPSEIAADLLSQAEHDKLSSCVFVTDSMTLAEAVSAEVNEQLKTLPRREIAEASVNDYGCIYVADTMDEAIDTVNTLAPEHLEIITQSPEALLGRIKHAGAIFLGRYSPEPVGDYFAGPNHVLPTNGTARFSSPLNVTDFQKKSSIISYSESAFEEHAESIAAFARLEGLEAHARSIEARERGNSK is encoded by the coding sequence ATGAAGATTAAAACCATCAGCGGCGCAGAACGGCTTTCTCTCAAGCGGTCAATAGATGCCGGAACGGAAGAGCAAAGAAAAACGGTCCGATCCATTATTGACGATGTTAAAGCAAACGGTGATCAGGCGGTCCGCAGCTACACGGCGAGATTTGACGGCATCAAAATAGACAGCCCGCTCGTTACCAAAGAAGAAATTGAGGAAGCGTACACCTTGCTGGATTCACAGCTGCTTCAGGTGATGAGGCAGGCAATCGAAAATATTAGGGAATATCACGAAAGACAGCTGCAATCCTCATGGTTTTATCACAGAAAGGACGGCACAATGCTGGGGCAGAAAGTGACGGCGCTTGATTCCGCCGGCGTCTATGTGCCGGGGGGAACGGCCGCATATCCTTCATCTGTTTTGATGAATGTCATTCCGGCACTGACAGCGGGTGTGGAAAGAATCGTTCTTGTGACGCCTCCGGGAAAAGACGGGCAGCTGTCTCCAGGAGTTTTAGTCGCTGCTGCCGAGTTGGGCATAAAAGACATTTACAAAATGGGCGGCGCTCAGGCGATTGCCGCGTTAGCATATGGAACAGATACCATTGAGCCGGTGGATAAAATCACAGGTCCGGGCAATATTTATGTGGCGCTTGCCAAACGAGAGGTGTTCGGTGATGTCGATATTGATATGATTGCCGGGCCGAGTGAAATCGTCGTGCTGGCTGATGAAACAGCGATTCCGAGCGAAATTGCAGCCGATCTGCTGTCACAGGCGGAACACGATAAGCTCAGCTCATGTGTATTTGTCACTGATTCCATGACACTGGCCGAGGCGGTTTCAGCCGAGGTGAATGAGCAGTTGAAAACCTTGCCGCGACGAGAAATAGCGGAAGCTTCGGTGAACGATTACGGTTGTATATATGTGGCGGACACAATGGATGAAGCGATTGATACGGTCAATACGCTCGCACCGGAGCATTTAGAAATCATCACACAGTCTCCCGAAGCTTTGCTTGGCAGAATCAAACATGCGGGTGCGATTTTCTTAGGCAGATACAGCCCTGAGCCTGTCGGAGATTATTTTGCCGGACCGAATCATGTGCTTCCGACAAACGGAACAGCCAGATTTTCAAGCCCGTTAAACGTAACGGATTTCCAAAAGAAATCGAGCATTATTTCTTACAGCGAATCAGCCTTTGAAGAACATGCCGAAAGCATCGCGGCTTTTGCCAGACTTGAAGGATTAGAAGCCCATGCCAGATCAATTGAAGCGAGAGAACGGGGGAATTCAAAATGA
- the hisH gene encoding imidazole glycerol phosphate synthase subunit HisH encodes MIGVIDYGMGNLYSVSKALERVGVPYFVSEKPEELKEADAFILPGVGSFGDAMDNLRNAKLDQLIRDMVSEGRLLLGICLGMQLLFDQSEENGTSSGLGLLKGKAVRLQAEDEEGNKLKVPHMGWNRLFFHNQSPLLAETEEGYAYFVHSYYIDGMEGDALLASADYGVRVPAVVGKGNVFGAQFHPEKSSTAGMSILTQFTKMAAEQKVKK; translated from the coding sequence ATGATCGGCGTGATAGATTACGGAATGGGCAATTTATACAGTGTCTCAAAGGCGCTTGAGCGTGTCGGCGTGCCGTACTTTGTTTCTGAAAAGCCAGAGGAGCTGAAAGAAGCTGATGCCTTCATTTTGCCGGGAGTCGGTTCATTTGGAGACGCGATGGACAATTTGCGCAACGCAAAGCTCGATCAATTGATTCGCGATATGGTTTCAGAGGGGAGACTGCTTCTCGGGATATGCCTTGGCATGCAGCTTTTATTTGATCAAAGCGAAGAAAACGGCACCTCGTCAGGCCTAGGGCTATTAAAAGGAAAAGCAGTCAGGCTGCAGGCAGAAGATGAGGAAGGAAACAAGCTGAAGGTTCCGCATATGGGCTGGAATCGTCTTTTTTTTCATAATCAATCTCCGCTGTTGGCTGAAACAGAAGAAGGCTACGCCTATTTCGTTCATTCTTATTACATTGACGGGATGGAGGGGGACGCGCTTCTGGCAAGCGCCGATTATGGTGTGCGAGTGCCTGCGGTTGTCGGGAAAGGGAACGTCTTCGGCGCCCAATTTCACCCGGAAAAAAGCAGCACGGCCGGAATGTCCATCTTAACCCAATTCACGAAAATGGCAGCAGAACAGAAGGTGAAAAAATGA
- the hisG gene encoding ATP phosphoribosyltransferase gives MGKLLTMAMPKGRIFEEAAGLLRQAGYKLPEEFEDSRKLIIDVPEENLRFILAKPMDVTTYVEHGVADVGIAGKDVMLEEERDVYEVLDLKISKCHLAVAGLPNTDWSGVAPRIATKYPNVASGYFREQGEQVEIIKLNGSIELAPLIGLADRIVDIVSTGQTLKENGLVETEHICDITSRFIVNPVSYRMKDDVIDEMASRLSLVVEGETAK, from the coding sequence ATGGGTAAGTTACTCACAATGGCGATGCCGAAGGGCCGAATATTTGAAGAAGCGGCAGGGCTGCTGCGGCAGGCTGGCTACAAGCTCCCTGAGGAGTTTGAAGATTCGAGAAAACTGATCATCGATGTGCCGGAGGAAAACCTCCGTTTTATCTTAGCTAAGCCGATGGATGTGACCACATATGTGGAGCATGGTGTGGCAGACGTCGGAATTGCGGGCAAGGATGTCATGCTCGAGGAGGAACGCGATGTGTATGAGGTGCTGGATTTGAAAATCAGCAAATGCCACTTGGCGGTCGCCGGACTTCCGAATACAGACTGGAGCGGCGTAGCGCCGAGAATCGCGACAAAGTATCCGAATGTGGCTTCCGGTTATTTTAGAGAGCAGGGAGAACAAGTCGAAATCATTAAGCTCAACGGTTCAATTGAATTGGCCCCGCTCATCGGGCTTGCGGACCGGATTGTGGACATTGTATCCACAGGACAGACGCTGAAAGAAAACGGGCTTGTTGAAACGGAGCACATCTGTGACATTACTTCCCGCTTTATCGTGAATCCGGTAAGCTATCGCATGAAAGACGATGTGATTGACGAAATGGCATCCCGCTTATCTCTCGTTGTGGAAGGAGAAACGGCAAAATGA
- the hisIE gene encoding bifunctional phosphoribosyl-AMP cyclohydrolase/phosphoribosyl-ATP diphosphatase HisIE — MKQVDELRFNEDGLIPAIVQDAASKEVLTLAYMNKESYEKTLETKETWFYSRSRQELWHKGETSGNTQAVKGIRYDCDQDALIVLVEPSGPACHTGSYSCFTKEQTEEQAAGRFDIMNELERVIAERQAEMPEGAYTTYLFREGVDKILKKVGEEASEVIIAAKNRDLEELKWEAADLLYHLLVLLREQNLPLDDVLDVLKKRHSEK, encoded by the coding sequence ATGAAGCAGGTAGATGAACTGCGTTTTAACGAGGACGGGTTAATTCCTGCCATCGTGCAGGATGCGGCAAGTAAAGAGGTGCTGACACTTGCCTATATGAACAAGGAATCGTACGAAAAAACGCTGGAAACGAAAGAAACATGGTTTTACAGCCGCTCTCGCCAAGAGTTATGGCATAAAGGAGAAACCTCAGGCAACACGCAAGCCGTCAAGGGTATCCGGTATGACTGCGACCAAGACGCGCTGATCGTACTCGTGGAGCCATCCGGCCCGGCATGCCACACAGGCAGCTACAGCTGTTTTACAAAGGAACAAACAGAAGAACAAGCTGCGGGACGATTTGACATTATGAACGAACTGGAACGCGTGATTGCAGAACGCCAAGCGGAAATGCCTGAGGGAGCTTATACTACTTACCTTTTCCGTGAAGGCGTCGATAAGATTTTGAAAAAAGTCGGTGAAGAAGCATCCGAAGTCATCATCGCCGCGAAAAACCGGGACCTCGAGGAGCTTAAATGGGAAGCGGCAGACCTGCTGTATCACCTGCTTGTCCTGCTTAGAGAACAAAACCTGCCGCTGGATGATGTGCTTGACGTATTGAAGAAACGGCATTCTGAGAAATAA